The Prunus persica cultivar Lovell chromosome G7, Prunus_persica_NCBIv2, whole genome shotgun sequence genome has a segment encoding these proteins:
- the LOC18771723 gene encoding uncharacterized protein LOC18771723 isoform X1 codes for MAANVSHLPAFLSLFSQNLVFSDPKQQPKQLRWAAQQQRLPPPHFTVRASSVKKKTSRKVKSNEELRNELREFLTAVGLPKDHVPSLKDFSQHGRNDLANIVRRRGYKLIRKLLADSTKTDINGNVDNGVAGIQDATNDPKVIITGQDQEVNDAVEDFSLLSEVSTLEISSGGLITDPDPNHNDSGHAPVESSVDSDNLEGHSEQVNNVDGYVYVSTSVPVMENHSNMPLEISSDSSLPATVPVKENDSFGSDVGWNLNSGGHPSMPVESVPGLSSDGKVRGQDAKLDNMAEEYSSLTEVSVAEDHSSCSNIEPTHNSDHHSDAPLESPSNSSLDEKVAKFMQNGDLDTVEDKIYGILIGNEAENINEESKFGNTEDVQIRIRASEHSKSALDGSDATLTSASKQLLPSTTVDASLSRDDSSSAEGISSLSGKDSDVKTSEREDQLDINNLKFMLHQKEMELCRLKEQIEKEKLALSKLQTNAETAISKAQKLVFEKDAELLAAEESLSGLVEVEIQYRGDGEIVEVTGSFNGWHHQIEMDPQPSSSIIGPTGSRKTRLWSTRLWLYPGIYEIKFIVDGQWKIDPQRESVTRGTICNNILQVDR; via the exons ATGGCGGCCAACGTCTCTCACCTTCCCGCATTCCTCTCCCTCTTTTCTCAGAATCTCGTCTTCTCCGACCCCAAACAACAGCCCAAGCAGCTGAGATGGGCCGCCCAGCAACAACGCTTACCTCCACCACACTTCACGGTTCGTGCTTCTTCagtgaagaagaaaaccag TCGAAAGGTGAAGAGCAATGAGGAGCTCCGCAATGAGCTCCGGGAGTTTCTTACTGCGGTTGGACTTCCAAAAGATCACGTGCCCTCCTTGAAAGACTTCTCGCAGCACGGAAG gAATGACCTTGCAAACATTGTCAGACGGAGAGGATATAAACTTATAAGAAAGCTTCTTGCGGACTCAACAAAAACGGATATAAATGGTAATGTGGATAATGGCGTGGCTGGAATACAGGATGCAACCAATGATCCTAAAGTAATAATAACAG gtcAGGATCAAGAGGTGAATGATGCCGTTGAGGATTTCTCGTTGTTGAGTGAAGTTTCAACATTGGAAATCAGTTCTGGTGGTTTGATTACCGATCCAGATCCAAACCACAATGACAGTGGTCATGCACCTGTGGAATCTTCAGTCGATTCGGATAATTTAGAAGGTCATAGTGAGCAGGTGAATAATGTGGATGGATATGTTTACGTGTCAACCAGTGTTCCAGTTATGGAAAATCATAGTAATATGCCTTTAGAAATTTCCTCCGATTCATCCTTGCCAGCCACTGTTCCTGTCAAAGAAAACGATTCTTTTGGTTCAGATGTTGGTTGGAATCTGAACTCTGGTGGACATCCTAGCATGCCTGTAGAATCTGTCCCTGGTTTGTCGTCGGATGGAAAGGTCAGAGGTCAGGATGCGAAGCTTGATAATATGGCTGAAGAATATTCCTCGTTGACCGAAGTTTCAGTTGCAGAAGACCATTCTAGTTGTTCAAATATTGAACCAACTCACAACTCTGATCACCATAGTGATGCACCTTTAGAATCTCCAAGCAATTCGTCCTTGGATGAAAAGGTGGCAAAATTTATGCAGAATGGAGACCTGGATACAGTTGAAG ATAAAATCTATGGCATTTTAATTGGTAATGAGGCTGAAAATATCAATGAAGAGAGTAAATTTGGAAACACTGAAGATGTTCAAATAAGAATTCGTGCTTCAGAGCACTCAAAATCTGCACTTGATGGAAGTGATGCAACTTTGACATCAGCATCCAAGCAACTTTTGCCTTCTACGACAGTCGATGCCTCTCTTAG tAGGGATGACAGTTCATCAGCTGAAGGGATAAGTTCTCTATCTGGAAAGGATTCAGATGTTAAG ACAAGTGAACGGGAGGATCAACTTGATATTAATAATCTCAAATTCATGCTG cATCAGAAGGAGATGGAATTGTGTCGGTTGAAAGAACAgattgaaaaggaaaag CTTGCTTTGTCAAAGTTGCAAACCAATGCTGAAACAGCAATCAGCAAAGCGCAAAAGCTCGTCTTCGAAAAAGATGCAGAGTTACTAGCTGCTGAAGAAAGCCTTTCAGGACTAGTGGAG GTTGAGATACAGTACCGTGGGGATGGTGAGATTGTGGAGGTGACTGGTAGCTTCAATGGTTGGCATCATCAGATTGAAATGGATCCACAACCATCATCTAGTATCATAGGCCCCACTGGATCAAG GAAAACCAGACTTTGGTCAACTAGGCTATGGCTTTATCCAGGGATATATGAG ATAAAATTCATTGTTGATGGCCAATGGAAGATTGATCCTCAAAGAGAGTCAGTTACCAGGGGTACCATATGTAACAACATTCTCCAAGTTGACAGATGA
- the LOC18771723 gene encoding uncharacterized protein LOC18771723 isoform X2: MAANVSHLPAFLSLFSQNLVFSDPKQQPKQLRWAAQQQRLPPPHFTVRASSVKKKTSRKVKSNEELRNELREFLTAVGLPKDHVPSLKDFSQHGRNDLANIVRRRGYKLIRKLLADSTKTDINGNVDNGVAGIQDATNDPKVIITGQDQEVNDAVEDFSLLSEVSTLEISSGGLITDPDPNHNDSGHAPVESSVDSDNLEGHSEQVNNVDGYVYVSTSVPVMENHSNMPLEISSDSSLPATVPVKENDSFGSDVGWNLNSGGHPSMPVESVPGLSSDGKVRGQDAKLDNMAEEYSSLTEVSVAEDHSSCSNIEPTHNSDHHSDAPLESPSNSSLDEKVAKFMQNGDLDTVEDKIYGILIGNEAENINEESKFGNTEDVQIRIRASEHSKSALDGSDATLTSASKQLLPSTTVDASLRDDSSSAEGISSLSGKDSDVKTSEREDQLDINNLKFMLHQKEMELCRLKEQIEKEKLALSKLQTNAETAISKAQKLVFEKDAELLAAEESLSGLVEVEIQYRGDGEIVEVTGSFNGWHHQIEMDPQPSSSIIGPTGSRKTRLWSTRLWLYPGIYEIKFIVDGQWKIDPQRESVTRGTICNNILQVDR; encoded by the exons ATGGCGGCCAACGTCTCTCACCTTCCCGCATTCCTCTCCCTCTTTTCTCAGAATCTCGTCTTCTCCGACCCCAAACAACAGCCCAAGCAGCTGAGATGGGCCGCCCAGCAACAACGCTTACCTCCACCACACTTCACGGTTCGTGCTTCTTCagtgaagaagaaaaccag TCGAAAGGTGAAGAGCAATGAGGAGCTCCGCAATGAGCTCCGGGAGTTTCTTACTGCGGTTGGACTTCCAAAAGATCACGTGCCCTCCTTGAAAGACTTCTCGCAGCACGGAAG gAATGACCTTGCAAACATTGTCAGACGGAGAGGATATAAACTTATAAGAAAGCTTCTTGCGGACTCAACAAAAACGGATATAAATGGTAATGTGGATAATGGCGTGGCTGGAATACAGGATGCAACCAATGATCCTAAAGTAATAATAACAG gtcAGGATCAAGAGGTGAATGATGCCGTTGAGGATTTCTCGTTGTTGAGTGAAGTTTCAACATTGGAAATCAGTTCTGGTGGTTTGATTACCGATCCAGATCCAAACCACAATGACAGTGGTCATGCACCTGTGGAATCTTCAGTCGATTCGGATAATTTAGAAGGTCATAGTGAGCAGGTGAATAATGTGGATGGATATGTTTACGTGTCAACCAGTGTTCCAGTTATGGAAAATCATAGTAATATGCCTTTAGAAATTTCCTCCGATTCATCCTTGCCAGCCACTGTTCCTGTCAAAGAAAACGATTCTTTTGGTTCAGATGTTGGTTGGAATCTGAACTCTGGTGGACATCCTAGCATGCCTGTAGAATCTGTCCCTGGTTTGTCGTCGGATGGAAAGGTCAGAGGTCAGGATGCGAAGCTTGATAATATGGCTGAAGAATATTCCTCGTTGACCGAAGTTTCAGTTGCAGAAGACCATTCTAGTTGTTCAAATATTGAACCAACTCACAACTCTGATCACCATAGTGATGCACCTTTAGAATCTCCAAGCAATTCGTCCTTGGATGAAAAGGTGGCAAAATTTATGCAGAATGGAGACCTGGATACAGTTGAAG ATAAAATCTATGGCATTTTAATTGGTAATGAGGCTGAAAATATCAATGAAGAGAGTAAATTTGGAAACACTGAAGATGTTCAAATAAGAATTCGTGCTTCAGAGCACTCAAAATCTGCACTTGATGGAAGTGATGCAACTTTGACATCAGCATCCAAGCAACTTTTGCCTTCTACGACAGTCGATGCCTCTCTTAG GGATGACAGTTCATCAGCTGAAGGGATAAGTTCTCTATCTGGAAAGGATTCAGATGTTAAG ACAAGTGAACGGGAGGATCAACTTGATATTAATAATCTCAAATTCATGCTG cATCAGAAGGAGATGGAATTGTGTCGGTTGAAAGAACAgattgaaaaggaaaag CTTGCTTTGTCAAAGTTGCAAACCAATGCTGAAACAGCAATCAGCAAAGCGCAAAAGCTCGTCTTCGAAAAAGATGCAGAGTTACTAGCTGCTGAAGAAAGCCTTTCAGGACTAGTGGAG GTTGAGATACAGTACCGTGGGGATGGTGAGATTGTGGAGGTGACTGGTAGCTTCAATGGTTGGCATCATCAGATTGAAATGGATCCACAACCATCATCTAGTATCATAGGCCCCACTGGATCAAG GAAAACCAGACTTTGGTCAACTAGGCTATGGCTTTATCCAGGGATATATGAG ATAAAATTCATTGTTGATGGCCAATGGAAGATTGATCCTCAAAGAGAGTCAGTTACCAGGGGTACCATATGTAACAACATTCTCCAAGTTGACAGATGA
- the LOC18771723 gene encoding uncharacterized protein LOC18771723 isoform X3, which translates to MAANVSHLPAFLSLFSQNLVFSDPKQQPKQLRWAAQQQRLPPPHFTVRASSVKKKTSRKVKSNEELRNELREFLTAVGLPKDHVPSLKDFSQHGRNDLANIVRRRGYKLIRKLLADSTKTDINGNVDNGVAGIQDATNDPKVIITGQDQEVNDAVEDFSLLSEVSTLEISSGGLITDPDPNHNDSGHAPVESSVDSDNLEGHSEQVNNVDGYVYVSTSVPVMENHSNMPLEISSDSSLPATVPVKENDSFGSDVGWNLNSGGHPSMPVESVPGLSSDGKVRGQDAKLDNMAEEYSSLTEVSVAEDHSSCSNIEPTHNSDHHSDAPLESPSNSSLDEKVAKFMQNGDLDTVEDKIYGILIGNEAENINEESKFGNTEDVQIRIRASEHSKSALDGSDATLTSASKQLLPSTTVDASLSRDDSSSAEGISSLSGKDSDVKTSEREDQLDINNLKFMLKEMELCRLKEQIEKEKLALSKLQTNAETAISKAQKLVFEKDAELLAAEESLSGLVEVEIQYRGDGEIVEVTGSFNGWHHQIEMDPQPSSSIIGPTGSRKTRLWSTRLWLYPGIYEIKFIVDGQWKIDPQRESVTRGTICNNILQVDR; encoded by the exons ATGGCGGCCAACGTCTCTCACCTTCCCGCATTCCTCTCCCTCTTTTCTCAGAATCTCGTCTTCTCCGACCCCAAACAACAGCCCAAGCAGCTGAGATGGGCCGCCCAGCAACAACGCTTACCTCCACCACACTTCACGGTTCGTGCTTCTTCagtgaagaagaaaaccag TCGAAAGGTGAAGAGCAATGAGGAGCTCCGCAATGAGCTCCGGGAGTTTCTTACTGCGGTTGGACTTCCAAAAGATCACGTGCCCTCCTTGAAAGACTTCTCGCAGCACGGAAG gAATGACCTTGCAAACATTGTCAGACGGAGAGGATATAAACTTATAAGAAAGCTTCTTGCGGACTCAACAAAAACGGATATAAATGGTAATGTGGATAATGGCGTGGCTGGAATACAGGATGCAACCAATGATCCTAAAGTAATAATAACAG gtcAGGATCAAGAGGTGAATGATGCCGTTGAGGATTTCTCGTTGTTGAGTGAAGTTTCAACATTGGAAATCAGTTCTGGTGGTTTGATTACCGATCCAGATCCAAACCACAATGACAGTGGTCATGCACCTGTGGAATCTTCAGTCGATTCGGATAATTTAGAAGGTCATAGTGAGCAGGTGAATAATGTGGATGGATATGTTTACGTGTCAACCAGTGTTCCAGTTATGGAAAATCATAGTAATATGCCTTTAGAAATTTCCTCCGATTCATCCTTGCCAGCCACTGTTCCTGTCAAAGAAAACGATTCTTTTGGTTCAGATGTTGGTTGGAATCTGAACTCTGGTGGACATCCTAGCATGCCTGTAGAATCTGTCCCTGGTTTGTCGTCGGATGGAAAGGTCAGAGGTCAGGATGCGAAGCTTGATAATATGGCTGAAGAATATTCCTCGTTGACCGAAGTTTCAGTTGCAGAAGACCATTCTAGTTGTTCAAATATTGAACCAACTCACAACTCTGATCACCATAGTGATGCACCTTTAGAATCTCCAAGCAATTCGTCCTTGGATGAAAAGGTGGCAAAATTTATGCAGAATGGAGACCTGGATACAGTTGAAG ATAAAATCTATGGCATTTTAATTGGTAATGAGGCTGAAAATATCAATGAAGAGAGTAAATTTGGAAACACTGAAGATGTTCAAATAAGAATTCGTGCTTCAGAGCACTCAAAATCTGCACTTGATGGAAGTGATGCAACTTTGACATCAGCATCCAAGCAACTTTTGCCTTCTACGACAGTCGATGCCTCTCTTAG tAGGGATGACAGTTCATCAGCTGAAGGGATAAGTTCTCTATCTGGAAAGGATTCAGATGTTAAG ACAAGTGAACGGGAGGATCAACTTGATATTAATAATCTCAAATTCATGCTG AAGGAGATGGAATTGTGTCGGTTGAAAGAACAgattgaaaaggaaaag CTTGCTTTGTCAAAGTTGCAAACCAATGCTGAAACAGCAATCAGCAAAGCGCAAAAGCTCGTCTTCGAAAAAGATGCAGAGTTACTAGCTGCTGAAGAAAGCCTTTCAGGACTAGTGGAG GTTGAGATACAGTACCGTGGGGATGGTGAGATTGTGGAGGTGACTGGTAGCTTCAATGGTTGGCATCATCAGATTGAAATGGATCCACAACCATCATCTAGTATCATAGGCCCCACTGGATCAAG GAAAACCAGACTTTGGTCAACTAGGCTATGGCTTTATCCAGGGATATATGAG ATAAAATTCATTGTTGATGGCCAATGGAAGATTGATCCTCAAAGAGAGTCAGTTACCAGGGGTACCATATGTAACAACATTCTCCAAGTTGACAGATGA
- the LOC18771723 gene encoding uncharacterized protein LOC18771723 isoform X4 yields MAANVSHLPAFLSLFSQNLVFSDPKQQPKQLRWAAQQQRLPPPHFTVRASSVKKKTSRKVKSNEELRNELREFLTAVGLPKDHVPSLKDFSQHGRNDLANIVRRRGYKLIRKLLADSTKTDINGNVDNGVAGIQDATNDPKVIITGQDQEVNDAVEDFSLLSEVSTLEISSGGLITDPDPNHNDSGHAPVESSVDSDNLEGHSEQVNNVDGYVYVSTSVPVMENHSNMPLEISSDSSLPATVPVKENDSFGSDVGWNLNSGGHPSMPVESVPGLSSDGKVRGQDAKLDNMAEEYSSLTEVSVAEDHSSCSNIEPTHNSDHHSDAPLESPSNSSLDEKVAKFMQNGDLDTVEDKIYGILIGNEAENINEESKFGNTEDVQIRIRASEHSKSALDGSDATLTSASKQLLPSTTVDASLRDDSSSAEGISSLSGKDSDVKTSEREDQLDINNLKFMLKEMELCRLKEQIEKEKLALSKLQTNAETAISKAQKLVFEKDAELLAAEESLSGLVEVEIQYRGDGEIVEVTGSFNGWHHQIEMDPQPSSSIIGPTGSRKTRLWSTRLWLYPGIYEIKFIVDGQWKIDPQRESVTRGTICNNILQVDR; encoded by the exons ATGGCGGCCAACGTCTCTCACCTTCCCGCATTCCTCTCCCTCTTTTCTCAGAATCTCGTCTTCTCCGACCCCAAACAACAGCCCAAGCAGCTGAGATGGGCCGCCCAGCAACAACGCTTACCTCCACCACACTTCACGGTTCGTGCTTCTTCagtgaagaagaaaaccag TCGAAAGGTGAAGAGCAATGAGGAGCTCCGCAATGAGCTCCGGGAGTTTCTTACTGCGGTTGGACTTCCAAAAGATCACGTGCCCTCCTTGAAAGACTTCTCGCAGCACGGAAG gAATGACCTTGCAAACATTGTCAGACGGAGAGGATATAAACTTATAAGAAAGCTTCTTGCGGACTCAACAAAAACGGATATAAATGGTAATGTGGATAATGGCGTGGCTGGAATACAGGATGCAACCAATGATCCTAAAGTAATAATAACAG gtcAGGATCAAGAGGTGAATGATGCCGTTGAGGATTTCTCGTTGTTGAGTGAAGTTTCAACATTGGAAATCAGTTCTGGTGGTTTGATTACCGATCCAGATCCAAACCACAATGACAGTGGTCATGCACCTGTGGAATCTTCAGTCGATTCGGATAATTTAGAAGGTCATAGTGAGCAGGTGAATAATGTGGATGGATATGTTTACGTGTCAACCAGTGTTCCAGTTATGGAAAATCATAGTAATATGCCTTTAGAAATTTCCTCCGATTCATCCTTGCCAGCCACTGTTCCTGTCAAAGAAAACGATTCTTTTGGTTCAGATGTTGGTTGGAATCTGAACTCTGGTGGACATCCTAGCATGCCTGTAGAATCTGTCCCTGGTTTGTCGTCGGATGGAAAGGTCAGAGGTCAGGATGCGAAGCTTGATAATATGGCTGAAGAATATTCCTCGTTGACCGAAGTTTCAGTTGCAGAAGACCATTCTAGTTGTTCAAATATTGAACCAACTCACAACTCTGATCACCATAGTGATGCACCTTTAGAATCTCCAAGCAATTCGTCCTTGGATGAAAAGGTGGCAAAATTTATGCAGAATGGAGACCTGGATACAGTTGAAG ATAAAATCTATGGCATTTTAATTGGTAATGAGGCTGAAAATATCAATGAAGAGAGTAAATTTGGAAACACTGAAGATGTTCAAATAAGAATTCGTGCTTCAGAGCACTCAAAATCTGCACTTGATGGAAGTGATGCAACTTTGACATCAGCATCCAAGCAACTTTTGCCTTCTACGACAGTCGATGCCTCTCTTAG GGATGACAGTTCATCAGCTGAAGGGATAAGTTCTCTATCTGGAAAGGATTCAGATGTTAAG ACAAGTGAACGGGAGGATCAACTTGATATTAATAATCTCAAATTCATGCTG AAGGAGATGGAATTGTGTCGGTTGAAAGAACAgattgaaaaggaaaag CTTGCTTTGTCAAAGTTGCAAACCAATGCTGAAACAGCAATCAGCAAAGCGCAAAAGCTCGTCTTCGAAAAAGATGCAGAGTTACTAGCTGCTGAAGAAAGCCTTTCAGGACTAGTGGAG GTTGAGATACAGTACCGTGGGGATGGTGAGATTGTGGAGGTGACTGGTAGCTTCAATGGTTGGCATCATCAGATTGAAATGGATCCACAACCATCATCTAGTATCATAGGCCCCACTGGATCAAG GAAAACCAGACTTTGGTCAACTAGGCTATGGCTTTATCCAGGGATATATGAG ATAAAATTCATTGTTGATGGCCAATGGAAGATTGATCCTCAAAGAGAGTCAGTTACCAGGGGTACCATATGTAACAACATTCTCCAAGTTGACAGATGA